In the Panthera uncia isolate 11264 chromosome B1, Puncia_PCG_1.0, whole genome shotgun sequence genome, ATGATAAACTGTAATTATTGTTACAATCCTTTACCATTTGTACAGTACCTTTATGAATTTTGCCATATTCTTGTGCCATCTGTATTTTTTgttcatgaaatgtttttctttaaatggacTTTAGTATACTGAcataaatctattttcattttttttcactttttttttattttttgagagagagagagagagagagagagagacagaaatcccaagtaggctctgcactctcagcacagagcccgatgtgctgacccatgaactctgagatcatgacctgaaccaaagtcaagagttggttgcttaaccatctgagccacccaggcacccctaaaataaatttattttaaaagcaaactttATTAACTACTGTAAAGAGAAAGCCACTGTTGTTCTGTTACATGTTCTATTAGGTCAGTAATAGCACAACCCATAGGAAACATAACACATACTAACACTTAGCACTGCCTGGTACATATTCAGCACCTAGTAAATACTAGTTATTAACAGGGTATCTCAGAATTATCATTATGAACAATCCTTCTCTATATATCATTAGGTCCTCTTAAGGGCTATTGCTCCAGACTATGCTCtttgttttatctgttttcttcctgtgaACTGCAGTTTTCTCACTGTAATCAATATATATACACTccaagaattttaatttattttcaaacttacaGCTATAACCAACAAAGTAAAGTTATCCAGAATCTGGTTGGTAAGTAGAATGTTAACCTCTGTGTATATTCATGGTTTAGTAAATACTGTTTAATTGAACAATGACATTACAAGTTAGTAATGGGATTTCAGAactaagagaaatttaaaaatgaagactagAGATCTCATCCCTAGACCACACAGTTAATTAGTGGCAGACCTAGACAAAATCCCAAGGTTCCTGATGCCCAAGTGTCCTTTTGATGGCTTCATAAATTATGCTTACTTACAGTAGAGTTTTGATGATGGATATATAACATAAATTGTTTTTACTCCTTTCTATTATTTTGGGTAAAAGACAGGTAGAGTAGGTGTAATGAAAAGACCAAGTTCTAGGGAGCTTAAGTACCCTGGCTATATCCCATAGACCAATTATGCATCAGTATTTTGTCTTAAATTCCAGCCAAAGGTCTCCTTACCTTCCTCGTTTTCAAACTGCACTACACTGCTTACTACAGAAAACAGTGTCACTGAGATAAACATAAAGATACAAATAGAAGTACAcatactgaataaaaaaaaaaaaattattgtatagAATTCCCTATCGACACATATAATGAATTACATGAACTCATTTTGAGAAGTTTTATCTTACTTACCCGCCTTGTTTTCACTGAGAGAATCTTctgaaggaaaacatttattttcattaggtTTACATTCTCTTGAAGAAACTACTCCACCTGATGAATCCTGAAAATGaatagggaaaattaaaaaaaactctaattCTTAACGATTTTCTATTTCATGAACGGATCCCCACAGatctatttctaaaacaaaatatctaGTTTATTACAAATTAGACTTTTTAACTGACTTTAAATCCTCAACTTTCAGACTATTTTAAGGATAATTTCCCCTATATTTATGAAATGTACATAAGAGTGTGCATATTTAATTCTGTCAAAACATCTATTTCCTGATAGAGATAACAGGATGAAGACTACAGAACATTCCTTCTAtgataataagttaaaaaaaaaaaaaaaacccaaacaattagtaaaaatggcaaaaatttccCCAGCAGCCACCAAATTGGAAGGGACAACCTTCTGTCATAAGCTTTAAAAACAGGcagccaaggaaagaaaaagaacattctggACTAGCTGGAGAGGCTTCTAAATCCCACTTGCTGGGCAGTAGCAGGGAAGTGGGTAAGACAAAGGGAAAGCATTCTGAAATATTTCACTAACACTACTAATTTGGTGAGACTTAAGAGAATATACAGCttgggaggaaagggaaaaaaaaaaaaaaaacttttgattaaaaaagaactcctggggcgcctgggtggctcagctggttgggtgtccaactttggctcaggtcatgatctcacagcttgggggttggagccccgcatcgggctctgtgctgacagctcagagcctggagcctgcttcggattctgtgcctccctctctctctgcccctcccctgctcacactctgtctctctctctctctctctctctctctctctctctctcagaaataagtaaacattaaaaaaaaaaagaactcctattCAAGACCATTACAGCTCAGCAGAGATGGGACAACGCATCAGTTTGCCATTTCTCAGGGCTCCATGAGTTGGGGAAAGGTGATGTACCCTCTAATGAAAAGAGAAGTCATCCTTAGCTAGGAGAGATGAATACTAGTAGTGGGTGTTTAACAAAATCTTAAGAATCTTGAGCAgagtggggtgcctaggtggctcagtcggttaagtgtccaactcttgatttcagctcaggtgatgatctcacagttggctgagttcaagccccgcatcgggctctgcaatgacagtgtggagcctgcttgggattttctctctccctctctctctgtccctcccccatttgtgctctctcaaaataaataaataaacttaaaaaaaaaaaatcttgagctGAGCTCAGTTCCACAAACGTAAGATGGTCAAAGCCTAGGTACtcaaaaattactgaaaactaGACAGAACCCAGTATCTAGCCCCtgaaaatgaagttgaaaaaagaaagtgaaaagagagtGTTCCAGAGAATTCATCATGTCACTGTATAAAGATCGTATCTTCATCACCAAATAGAGAGAAAACTAACTAGGAGATGGATGGGTGGAAATGCAGACAGCAACCCCCCCACCACTTTGTTTTGCTAAACTAAGAATTTTAGTGCAAattgtacatttgaaaaaaaattgatgtgcATTTATGTGAAGGGCAGATATATCAGTTTTGATAAATTTATACACTCATATCACCAAAACTCCAATCAAGACACAGGGGTGTtttttggtagaaaaaaatatgaagaatgaataaaatcgGAGTGTCATGGCTTAGCCATCAAGAACATGTTCCATTTAACAATATACTTGGCAATACTTGATAAGCAGGCAGAAATATTTAGTAGGGATTGCAAACTTAAATGCCTACAAGGACAGCAGGTAAGTGAAATTGATTCATAGCAAAACTGGACTGAtctaaatacatacacacacgttgATTTAGTGGAGCTCATACCTGTCAAATGGTAGCCTGATAATCTGTCCCAAGAGTTTGCTATAGAGGAATGAAAGCTTCGCTTGGTCAGATTTCCATTTTTCATGATACATCAGACTTCAACTTTCATGAAACACCATTTCTTTAGAATGCtggctcaatttttttttgttgttttttttttttgttaaacattATGTAAGCCTAGCAAAACACCCACGTGCTGGATGTGGCCTACTGGCCAccaatttataatttttgctaCTGAGACTTGAAATTTAGATGACTACAAGAGGTAGCAACTGGGGTTGAATTTGAGAGGAGGCAATAAGAACGATAATGAGAGGAGGTGGTGAGGAGGGCAAGGACTGTAGAGAGTTTGAACTGCTCAATAAATAAGCCTCAGGATGTACTGAACAGCATGTGAAAGCCTATCATTTCTCTAGCTGCATAGGTTGTGACGAGTATAAACAAGTCACCACAGACATGCAAGCCCCAAACTGGGAGACAGCCTCTCTTAAAGTCTCAATTGCTTTCTGCCCCAGGTACCTGGGGTGGGGGAAACTTTCCTCTGGTAAGATTACTGATAAGAGGTCAATAATAGAAAGTGTCAGACCCACACGGTCTGTTAGGGTAGCCACCAGTCACAAGTAGCTAAGAAGAATTTGCAACATGGCTAGTTCCAACTGGGATATGCTGCAAGTGAAAATAAACATGGGCTTGAAGGACTTAGTAccaaaaacagaatttaaaatatctcactaatcactcactctaaacgtcaatggattcaatgctccaatcaaaagacatagggtaacagaatggataagaaaacaagatccatctatatgctgtttacaagagacccatttcagacctaaagacaccttcagattgaaaataaggggatggagaaccatctatcatgctaatggtcaacaaaagaaagctggagtagccatacttatatcagacaatctagactttgaaataaagactgtatcaagagatgcagaagggcattatatcataatcaaggggtctatccaccaagaagacctaacaattgtaaacatttatgcgccaaatgtgaaagcatccaaatatataagtcaattaatcacaaacataaagaaactcattgatagtaataccatcatagtaggagacttcaacaccccactcacagcaatggacaaatcatctaataaaaaaatcaacaaggaaacaatggctttgaatgacacactggaccagatggacttacagatatattcagaacatttcatcctaaagcagcagaatatatattcttctccagtgcacatggaatggtctccagaatagaccatatactgggacacaaatcagccctttaagtaagtacaaaaagatcaagatcataccgtgcatattttcagactacaacgTTATGagacttgaaatcaaccacaagaaaaaatttggaaaggtaacaaatacttggagactgaagaacatcctaccaaagaatgaatgggctaaccaagcagttaaagaggaaagtaaaaagtatatggaagtcaatgaaagtgataacaccacaacccaaaacctctgggatgcagcaaaggcggtcataagaggaagtatatagcaatccaggccttcctaaagaaggaagaacgatctcagatacacagcctaaccttacgccttaaggagatggaaaaagaacagcaaataaaacccaaaaccagcagaagacaggagataataaagattagaggacttcttaaagaaagaaaaaccaccaaaaaaaaaaaaaaaaacaaaaacagaacagatcaatgaccagaagctggttctttgacagaattaacaaaattgataaaccactagccagtttgatcaaaaagaaaaaggaaaggacccaaataaataaaatcacgaatgaaagaggagagatgaccaccaacacaacagaaataaaaacaataataagagaatattatgagcaattatatgccaataaaatgggtaatctggaagaaatggacaaattcctagaaatatatacactaccaagactgaaacaggaagaaatagaaaatttgaacagacccataaccagtaaggaaattgaattcgtaataaaaaaatctgccaaaaaacaagagtccagggccagatggctttccagaggaattctaccaaacatttaaggaagagttaacacctattctcttgaaactgttcaaaaaaatagaaatggaaggaaaacttccaaactctatgaagccagcattaccttgattccaaaaccagatagagaccacactaaaaaggagaactatagaccaatttctctgatgaacacggatgcaaaaatcctcaacaagatattagccaaccagatccaacaatacattaaaaaaattattcaccacgaccaaacgggatttatacctgtgatgcagggctggttcaatatctggaaaaaaacgtgattcatcacatcaataaaagaaaggacaagaatcatatgatcctctgaacagatgcagagaaagcatttgacaaaatacagcatcctttcttgataaaaaccctcaagaaagtagggatagaaggagcatacctcgagatcataaaagccatatataaacgacccaatgctaatatcatcctcaatagggaaaaactgagagctttccccctaaggtcaggaagaagacagggatgtccactctcgccactgttattcaacacagtattggaagtcttaacctctgtaatcagacaacacaaagaaataaaaggcatccaaatcggccaggaggaggtcaaactttcactcttcgcagatgacatgatactctatatggaaaacccaaaagattccaccaaaaaactgctagaattgattcatgaattcagcaaagttgcaggatataaaatcaatgcacagaaatcggttgcattcctatacaccaacaatgaagcaacagaaagagaaatcaaggaactgatcccatttacagttgcacaaaaaaccataaaatacctaggaataaatctaaccaaagaggtgaaaaatctatacactgaaaactatagaaagctcatgaaagaaattgaagaaggcacaaagaaacggaaaaagattccatgctcctggataggaagaacaaatattgttaaaatgccaatactacccaaagcagtctacatactcaatgcaatccctatcaaagtaacaccagcattcctcacagagctagaaaaaataatcctaaaatttgtatggaaccagaaaagaccccgaatagccaaagcgatcttgaaaaagaaaaccaaagcaggaggcatcacaatcccagacttcaagctatactacaaagctgtaatcatcaaacagtatggtactggcacaagaacagacacttagatcaatggaacagaatagagaacccagaaaaggacccacaaacatttggccaactcatctttgacagagcaggaaagaatatccaatggaataaagacagtctcttcaacaagtggtgctgggaaaactggaaagtgacatgcagaagaatgaatgtggaccactttcttacaccatacacaaaaataaactcaaaatggataaaagacctaaatgtaagacaggaagccatcaaaatcctcaaggagaaagcaggcaaaaacctctttgatcttgcccgcagcaacttcttattcaacacatctccagaggcaagggaaacaaaagcaaaaatgaactactgggacctcatcaaaataaaaagcttctgcacagtgaaggaaacaatcagcaaaactaaaaggcaaccaaccgaatgggagaagatatctgcaaatgacatatcagataaatggttagtatccaaaatctataaagaacttatcaaactcaacacccaaaagacaaataatccagtgaagaaatgggcgaaagacatgaacagacacttctccaaagacatccagatggccaaccgacacatgaaaaaatgctcaatatcactcatcatcagggaaatacaaatcaaaactacagtgagataccaccttacacttgtcagaatggttaacgttaacaactcaggcaacaacagatgttggcgaggatgccaagaaacaggatctcttttgcattgttggtggcaatacaaactggtgcagccactctggaaaacagtatgcaggttcctcaaaaaactaaaaatagaactgccctacaacctagcaattgcactaccaggcatttatccacaggagacaggtgtgctgtttcaaagggacacatgcaccccaatgtttatagcagcactatcaacaatagacaaagtatggaaagagcccaaatgtccatcgatgaatgaatgcataaagaagatgtggtgtgtgtgtatacatacatatatatatatatatatgtatgtatacacacacacacacacacacacacacacacacacgatggagtattattactcggcaatcaaaaagaatgaaaccttgccatttgcaactatgtggacagaaccagagggtattatgctaagtgaaattagtcagtcagagaaagacaaaaatcatatgacttcactcatatgaggactttaagaaacaaaacagatgaacataagggaagggaaacaaaaataatataaaaacagggagggggacaaaacagaagagactcataaatacagagaacaaactgagggttactggaggggttgtgggagggtatatgggctaaatgggtaaggggcattaaggaatctactcctgaaatcattgttgcactatatgctaactaatttggatgtaaattttaaaaaataaaaaataaaattaaaaaaatacctcacTAATCACTTGTTATGATTATATTGAAatggtaacatttaaaatatattgggttaaacatttttcacctttttttccccctagaaaaTTGTAAATTTGGTATCCTATCTCTAGGAAACAACACTAGTCCAGGCTGGCTGTGTCAAATATGAGCAAGAACGAAAAAGCCTAGAATGGCAACCATGAAAACATACtacataaaataaaccaaaacccaACTATACATGAGCAGTGATTATCTCTAGGTAGTGGgcttacataaaaaaattttttttaattctttttttttttttttttttaccgtttatttatttttgagacagagagagacagagcatgaacgggggagggtcagagagagggagacacagaatctgaaacaggctccaggctctgagctgttagcacagagcccgatgcggggctcgaactcacggaccgcgagatcatgacctgagccgaagtcggccgcttaaccgactgagccacccaggcgcccccataaaaaaattttttaatactttctgtcttctctaaattttatggaggggcacctgggtggcttagtcagttaagcatccgacattggctcaggtcatgatctcacactacATAGGTTccagtcccacactgggctctgtgctgacagcttagagcctggagcctgcttcagattctgtgtctccttctctctctgcccctcccccattcgtgttccatctttccctctttctcaaaaataaacattaaaaaaaattttttttaatttaaattttgtggaATAATCCAGTACTTTAAATGACaagctgaaacaaacaaaaaacaattatgtCCATATGCTGGAAATCCACTACCTAAGTTTTGTTATTTCCACATACTAAAAACACTACCAAATAAAAATTGCTAAGCTTCTCTGGATTTTAGTAATAAGGGGATTTAGTGAAATGTATACCTTAATGCAAAAAAATGTTGTAGGCTTCCTTAAGCCAAAAAAAGGCGAAAAGTCCCATCATTGCACCTGCCCTAAATTCTTTCTAGTGGTTAAACTATATTATTTGGCTAATAAAAACAGTCCTCTGGGCTGCAAAGACACCAAAATTTTGTTCAgccatgttatatatatatatatctctttgGTATATTGAAGTTTTTTCAGATAGCCAACTTAGTTTTTAAAGTGACATATTCggttttctttacctttattaatttctctccatttttactTCTTGCACAAAGCAGTTCAACATTCGGTTCCTTTTCTAGTAACAAGCACTTTGGCACTTGCCTTGTCTCAAAACCTTTTCTTTTACGGACAGTCTTTACATCAGAATCTTCAATCACTTCTGATGGATTCTTTTGCGTGAGTTCCAGTAATGGCTTGTTTTCTGAAGACAATTTTCTAAGACAGGACTTTTTCCTAACAAAAAAGGCCGCTCCACCCTGGAGTGTAACTTGTGGTTTGACTTTTTGGCTTAGAACCCGAGGAGCAttcagattattttgagctgagtaataattattctctttctccacaACTGGCTTATAGGCCACTCGATTTTGCTTGgattttttagaattctttgaTACAGGcttgatacatttatatttcgGTTGATATTTAGAAGTTAAAcacttttgttgctttttgtttatcttcttgGAGCAGACTGTCACAATGGGAAAAGATTTGTCTTCATTATTAGTTTTTAGACAAATGGATCTACTCTCTTTTATCAGCTTTCTCTCTAATGGATTCAGATACCACTGATCTTTGTTGTAAAAGGATACAGTAGACACAGCAGATTTAAATGGTGAACCTTGATTTGCAGATGCCAATCTGGATTTTTCAGTTGTTTTGAGTGAACTTGAAATGAAATGGCCTTGCTGGGAGCAAAGTACCTTTTCTTCATTGCTATCACTGCTTTGGGAAATGTATTTTTGATCAGGTGATGGAAATACGTTTTCAGCAAAGtccaaaattaatttctttgatgGGATGTCTGATAATAGgctatgaaaagaaacaaagtccaTTGATAAGTATCATTTTGCTTCAATTTAATGCCAATCTACTACTAAGTAATAAACAACTATACTGGTAGGTCATACTAAAAACAATCCTCTCTACCAAATAACCATGCATAAACATTGTCTATCAGTTTAACAATAGGATTCtccgggtacctgggtggcccagtcagctgagcatctgactcttgatttcggttcgggtcatgatcccaggatcatgagcttaagccccacataggactcttcgctgagcatggagcctgcttaagattctctctctccctctgcccccattaaaaaaatacatacatacccacatatgtaaataaaaataggattctCAAATTTTGTCTTTACCAAAGGAttcaaatatctttcaaaaataaggtCCCAATAATGTTTGcaaaaacaaacactgttaaCAAAgaagatttggggtgcctgggtggctcagttggttaagaatccaactttgactcagggcacgatctcacagttcacaagttcaagccctgcatggagctctctggtgtcagtgcagagcctgcttcagatcctctgtcccctctctctctgcacctcccccgcttgcaGGCACATACctgcacacatactctctctcaaaaataatctcaaaaaaaaaaaaaaaaaaaaaaaaaaaaaaggatttgataTCAtgtgggtatgtgtatgtgtatgtttcaaAACctatatctaggggcgcctgggtggctcagtcggttaagtggccgacttcagctcaggtcatgatctcacggctggtgggtttgagccccgtgttgggctctgtgctgacagctcagaacctagagcctgcttcagattctctgtctccctctctctctgcccctcccccactcacaccctgtctctgtctctctctcaaaaataaataaacattaaaaaacattttaaacctaTATCGAAATTGTGGCCATATACAAATTATAGCCCATAGAGTTATAGCTCACCTGGCTTGACAGGCTACATGTCCCCTAAAATGATTAGTTCTATGTAATAAACTGACCTCAAGCCTATTCTGCGGGAAGTAATTTATATCCTGTTAAGACATGTAGTAAGCACTGAGTGAGCAGACTTTCAAAGAATGCTCAAAGATGAGTACTATATGAAAAACACTATGTTAGTTATTACATAAGAGAGCTGAGAGgagcaaggaaataaaagatttgaCATACATTTCCAAGTCATAGAAAACAGCTCTTTCTGATTCTCTCCAAAGGCAccaaataattaattttgaaagcTTACAATATTTCCAGACTAGAATTAGAATATACTATAgtgggggcgccttggtggcacagttggttaagcgttcaacttcagctcggTTTTAATCTCAgtctgtaggttcgagccccgcatctggctctgtgctgacagcgcaaagcctggagcctgcttcagattctgtctccctctctctctctctgcccctcctctactcatgctgtctcactctctctctttcaaaaataaacattaaaaaaaaaaaaagaatatataatagcCACGAGGAGCAGACAAGTGGAATAgtggaaattttaagaaatagaagagagaagATAAGACAGACAAGAggttggatttttcttttttaagagtttCTACCCATAAAATGAGACTCACTTGTCACAGCTCAAAGAACGctgcttcttttttcttggaGTAAAAGCTGACATCTTCTTAACTGAACTCCTAAAATCAATAGGAAAATTATAATAACCAAATGTATCCAATTTGTATAAAAATCACCATatcaaaattttactttaagaGTCTGAAAAAGTTTTTACATGGGTGAgggtattttaaaaagcaaatcactttaataaacatttaagccatggaggttaaaaaaaaaaaaggaaaacactgcaTCACAGTAACAATtaggaacaagaaataaaagaattagtaCATCTGTTTCAGGCTGGAAAATAATCCTCCCAAggaggaagtattttttttaaccccatTTCAGGTCACAGTTTCCTCTTTAATTAGCCTGATTAATTCACACCAAGTTAAAATATTCTGCGGGGTTATCTTCCTGTGACTACCCTCGCCAGACCCCACACTTCTTTAATATGCCATTTAAGGCATTTTCTTGCTGGCTTAACTGTCTTCCCCAACAGCCTGACTTTTCAGTGAAGGCAGAGACCAGTTTCTAGCCTTTCCTTCAGAGTTCAGCAAGAAAACGGgtttagcataatcccctcccaTTTTCCAGGCTGAGGAGCCTTGAGCAAGCCGCTTGTTTCCTAGTTTGTAAAATCCTCGGACCTCCTAAGGCtgctgaaaataaaatcatgcacGTTCATTCTCGAGCATGAGACAGCATGGTATGTTGGCTCAACAGAAggtttcccctccccttccttcggATCAGGTACGTTTAAAAAAGTATTACACAAGCACGTTCAAGGTTAAAAGGAAAACCAGGGTCTCTGGAACTCAATGTCCAGCCGCGGCTTAAGAGAAAACTCTTCTGGGGCTGAATGAGAGAAGGCATGACAGAAAAGTGCGTCAGAAAGATGGAAACCCGGTGACCTCTAAGTGCGGAGAACCTGTGGGTGGCTTCGGTCTCCAGCAGCCAAGCCCTGAGCTAAAGCTCTTTGTCCTCGACATGCACCCCCACGTTCCACAGAGTCTCCCGTTCTCTTCGGTCTTCCACCCCACGCCTCGGCCCGCCGCAGCACTCACCTGAGCCTCAGAGCCGGCGACCTCTCTCCAGCGGAGCCAGTGTCTCCTCCACTGTATTCAAATTACCGCGCGCCCGTGAAGGCTGAAGCCTCTGCGTTCTGATTCGCCGCTTTTCAGACCTTCCAGGGGGCTGGCTCGGTGATTGGTCGCTCACTAGCGCTGGCCGGGTCGGTGCGAAAGGCGGTCTCCAAACATTCTCCCGCCCTTGGCAGGTGAAACTCACTCTCCCCGCTGGGAATCCACGCCTTCCATAATCCCTTGCGGCAGCGCAGCGCTCCTTTCCCGTGGTCTTGTTTAGAtgcattctgggaaatgtagttttcgGCAGAATAAAGGCACGCTCCTGAACTCCAGGTACATTCTGGGGTCGCTTGGCTTAGCATGTTTTTGCAAAGGAGTCTCCCCAAGATTTTCAAGGCAGTTATCTTCCACATTTAAAACTTTGTCTTTAgtttaacgttttttttattgGTAATAACGTTAGATttctagttcatttttttaatttttcaacttaaattaaaaaaattaaatcatggcACTGAACATCTGTGATGTGCCAGGCAGTCTCACACGCTTGACGagttttatttcattcacttc is a window encoding:
- the ESCO2 gene encoding N-acetyltransferase ESCO2, with the translated sequence MSAFTPRKKKQRSLSCDNLLSDIPSKKLILDFAENVFPSPDQKYISQSSDSNEEKVLCSQQGHFISSSLKTTEKSRLASANQGSPFKSAVSTVSFYNKDQWYLNPLERKLIKESRSICLKTNNEDKSFPIVTVCSKKINKKQQKCLTSKYQPKYKCIKPVSKNSKKSKQNRVAYKPVVEKENNYYSAQNNLNAPRVLSQKVKPQVTLQGGAAFFVRKKSCLRKLSSENKPLLELTQKNPSEVIEDSDVKTVRKRKGFETRQVPKCLLLEKEPNVELLCARSKNGEKLIKDSSGGVVSSRECKPNENKCFPSEDSLSENKAVSPDSVVYPIFSVSSVNTKRSLAEQSSVGSIISANLLKQINTQKSTNTRDTNKETKDQLIIDAGQKHFGATMCKSCGMIYTASNPEDEMQHVQHHHRFLEGIKYTGWKKERIVAQFWDGKILLVLPHDPSYAIRKVEDVQELVDNELGFHQVVPRCPNKTKTLLFISDEKRVVGCLIAEPIKQAFRVLSEPTGPSSKECHRAWQCSDVPEPAVCGISRIWVFRLKRRKRIARRLVDTLRNCFMFGCFLKTDEIAFSDPTPDGKLFATKYCNTPNFLVYNFNS